The Rissa tridactyla isolate bRisTri1 chromosome 1, bRisTri1.patW.cur.20221130, whole genome shotgun sequence DNA segment TTACTCAAGAATTACTTTAATCAAACTATTTGCAATGCTATTCTGCAGAGCATTGGAAAGACACGCTGTGATGGTTTTATTCAGACTAGAGAATATCTCAGTGTGCCAATAAGCTGAATTGACTTGCAGATTGAGGATGTTTGTCTGGTACGTTCTGGGCTTGTCTTGTGAACAGAGAGATTCCTGTTCATTGTTGCTCCTTTGCTTTAATTATCCATGGTTTCTCTTTATGCCttgacatatttttctctttcttccatgcTTTTCTGGCAAGGGCAGACACCATCCTTGTGTAAACCAATGAAGGAGCCTCCAGCCTGGACAGCCACATCCTGCTACCCCAGTGCTGTGCGGCTCACTCTTCCTCCGTTTTCCCCATAACCTGGGATTCTGCtcatttctgtgtcattttttttgttACCATCCTCATTCCTTGATGCTTTTATACTCTAACACGTGGTTGTTTGTAATGCAACCCAGATCCTATGACATGGATCTCACGAAATTACACTGAAGTAGTGCAAATGCCAGACTATGCTGCTTACCCTGGACACCAGCATTGACATAtttcagggaaagagaaagacatgACTCCCACCAGGCCAACCATTACagcctagcaaaaaaaaaaaaaaaaaaaaaacaaacaaaataaacagcaaaaacaaaacaaaaaaaaaacaacaaaaaacacccaacaaacacacacccacccaccaccAAACcagccaaaacccccaaaagaacACATTTCATCTAAATTCTGCAGGTCAGAGAGCAACAGAGAACTAACTGTCACGCTTCAACATCCTTCTTTCCAGAAGGGTACAACAGTGGGAATTCTGATCTAAACTGTTCAGCATATGCAGGTCATGGCAGAattacaaacaaagcaaaataaaatatgtgacAAAGTATGGTCACAACTTGTTTATGTCTGGCCAACCAAGACCAGCTCATCCAGTGACCTTTAGAAAGCATCTTTCCTTAGTGGTGTGATTAAGTGGATTATGCCAAATTAACTAATCCCAAGAAtctttctatttttccatttttacgCCATCACTAATCTTCACTGATGCATTGGGCAAGTCACATCACTTCTCCATGCCCCTTTCCTCCCCATGatcatttcttcttctgtgaagaCTACACTGGGCCACAGGTGAAATACACGACCACAAGATGGTGGTGGTATTACAGAGATGAATCGCAGAGTTCTGTATGACCACCATGCAAAGACGAGGACAAATTGGTCTGGTTTTATGTTACCAGTTGTCCAGAGCTGAGAACATCTGTTCTGGAGTCATAGAGAAGATGGCATTACAGGACTGTGTCCACAACTAGCGCCATCATAAGGTAAATACATAATTGTTTGCACATAATTGTTCTTGAATATGCCACAAGCTTTCTATtatgttttctcccttttaacaAAACAATTTCAATTTAAATACTAAATGCCAATTCAACTCTCCCTCAATAAATAAACAGTTTCAATTTGATATATCAAATTGAACAgtattccatttgtttttttgACCAGTGTCAGGGTATTGAGACACAGTACAGGTACTAAGGAGCTTTTTCCTATTTTCACTTGATAGAAGTGTTAGCACAAAACCTTATGTAATTCAATGGATGTCCAGCCAAATGTCCATGTCAttgatctgtttatttttaaggattcCACTCAGAGTCATTACCAGAGACCAAAGATAACACATGTATAAAGGGGAAAAACTTATTTAGCTCATGGAAGTATAGTCAATTCAGCAAGGAAATTGCTTTACAATCGTTTCTGATGCTGGAGTAGAAAGGGTTGTCAGCAGTCCTCAAAGCTGGATTTGATATTTCTGCCACAGCCCATGATTTGTGTGGCTGGTGAACAACCAGGTGTTTACCTGAGCACATAGACTGAAGTCAGGGCATCCAGATATTCCATTGCTTTcataaaaaggaaagcttttactACTTTGTGCCCTTTCATAAAACAGGAAGAGTTTACTACTTTGTGCCCTTTccacttagaatcacagaatggcagggcttggaagggaccttcagagaccatctagtccaacccccctgccaaagcaggctcatcgagagcaggttgcacaggaaagcatatcctttgaatatttccagagaagaagattccacagcctctctgggcagcctgttccagtgctctgtcaccctttATTAAAcgcaagaaaggaagaaaatcccCCATATTAAATGAGCTGAAGACAAACCACAGTTCTAGACAACGAGATGAAGTATCAGTCCCACATGCAGACAGTTTCCACACACATAGTCCCAGCTAGTCATACAGCTCCCAACCTCACAggtttatcaaaaaaaaaaataaaataccacaagAGAATGCAAGAAGCCTTCTGTACAAGAGCCAGACAAAACAGTAGACATCCTAGATTTGGACTagtcctaggaaaaaaaaaaaatatatataatattgcAGCTCCTGGATGACTTGCATTGTCAAATCCAGCATTTCCATGTGGCCTCAACACCCATTCCAGGGGcactttccctcccctctgcctttccctAAGCCATCTGAGAGGTCTATCAATTGTAGGAACTACCTGCCTCCTTTACAACCCCACTTCACCCCAGGCAGGGTGAGGAAATCACTCTTCTCATATTATGCACATTTCTTGTGCATGAAATTTACCTTTTTGTGCCTATTTAAACATCTAGCAAATTCAAATGCTTTTGACTCAGTCTGAAGAGGAATAGGTTCAGCAACGGGCAAGTGTTCACGCTGTCCCAAGAGAAGTAAAGGTGGCTCACCTACGTGAGAATATGGccaaaggaatataaaaaaaaaaaaaaaaaagattaaaaaaattccaGACCGGAGGAGCAGAATGAATCAAGCGACTCCTGCAGGTTACTAATGTAATCACAGGGCTGCCAGGGAGATTTTCTCGACCTTGAACATGACAGAGAGGGAGGTCCTCAGCCTGCAACACAGTTGTTCTCCTCAGGCTGCTTCCTGGGAGGAAGAGTCAATAATATTAACTTGAGGGTCGTAGGTACCACAATCATGCCTTCCCCCCCAACAAAATGGCCATTCACACGTTCTACTTATTAAAGAATAATGACAAAATTGGcgttttttaaaagctaaaatataaAGATGATATCCCATAAACGTAActaaaagaaagatttaagatACTACTGACACAACTGCAATTAACTCTTGAACCAGGAAGGGAACTGTTGTAAAAACCTGTTTGTGTCCAGAATTTGTGAAAACAGAATCGAGGTTTACAAGTGTAAATTTGGGTAGCTAATAATTTTGTCTCCTTAAAACAGATTTAACCTCAAAATATCAAATATACACCTACGTGTGACGCTTATAGCCAACTAAAGGTGTTGCTTGAGATATCTACAGGTCTGGCAGCTTGACATAAATTCTTTTCAGTAAAAATCTAAAAACCCACCAGAGTCTGAATACACTCACCTAGAAATCGATGTATTCTTAGAGGACTCATTCTTAAATCCACTAAACACTCACTACAAGGTCTTCAACAGGAACACAGAattttctcaatttcttttaTGTCTGTCACACAACActaactcacttttttttttttaaaacaggatgAAGACACCGACATAAATAGCTAAGTACTGCTACTAGCCTTGTACTCCAATTCAGCATTTCAGACAAAACTGAAATATCCCAAAAATGCAATTATCtctctgaagcagcagctcattTGGGAAAGACATATTACCCACACAACTGATCCCATTGGTCTTAAAACTGATTTGTTTACAAGATCCCTGGAGATTTTGCAGTCTGTTTCAAATGAGAATAAAGATTCATTTCTTGCATGCAGTAAGGGTTACTGGAATATTTGGCTCTGTCAGCATAGTCAATAAAGCTAAAGGAATACTTCCACCAAAATAGAAGAAGAATGCTTTAAGCTGGAAATGTGATATCTGCACTTTAAAAATGACTAACTTCAGAGAGTTTGAAATCAGAGATTTTCCACAACTAAAATTACCTGTCAAGCTCTTAGAATTAAAATTGTTTACCAATTTTTGCATAAGATAGTCCATCCAAGATGCATCCAGCGTGTATCCAAGACTTGATATGACATAAACCTTTCAATAAGAGTATGTAAAAAGTTGCTTTGTACTTCAGGACAAGTTTCTACCAGCTACCAGCAAAGGCTGAAAGAGATGTTTAGGAACTTAAAAACAAGAATATAGCCAAactttggctaaaaaaaaaaaaaaaaaaaaaaaagtatgttataAATAACATagctattgcttttcttttttgaggtTCAGAAAGCCTCTACCTTCCCCCAAGGCCAGCAAAGAATCTCCCCCCTTTCCACCTACACACTACTTTTAGACAGATCACAAGGAAACCAGTATTTTGATACACTGAACATTTATTGTCTCTCACAAGACAAAATGAAGTTTCCCCTGTCGATGAAAAGCCATCAAGATGACCATAAAGGGGACAGGGTGCAGAATTCCAGTGTACAGTATACGCAACAAATTACCTCCCTGACTACCCTGGAAGAAAGATGATTGATCAATCTCACTGCAACTAAAAAACaggattataaaatatttacagaaaagaacagtacagaaaataaaaactggaCAACCATATGCGTATGAAATGCCACCAACACTTTTCCATCTCCTTAAAAACCTGTTCCACTACCCTCCCAGAGCATTCAGGATGTGCAAGGATTCAGGCAGAGCATAGTCACCTCCCCACTCCCACACTCCCCCTCCCCAGAGTACCATTATCTCCCTCCAAGGAAGGGGGAGGACTTGAGGAAAGCAGCGTCACCTTCTTGACAGTAATTTCCTCCCAGCGAGTGGACATGCCACCTCTGAAAGGAGGTTTTCAGCCACACTTCATCTGCAGCGGTCTCTACTCAGAGCATACTGGCAAGTTAACCTGTGGGTAGGCAACTATTCCCTGTCATGCAAGCCCTTTCATTGCTTGCAGGAGgacctttccttctcctccctccgcGGTGGTCTGATCTGTGTTGAGGGGCAGGAAAGCTAACTAGGACTATGACAGGTCACAGGAGACCTTCCATTTCTTTCATGAAGGCTTCATACACATCATCCTTTGTCTGTACAGAGATAGGGGCAGATGATCCAGCCTTAGGGGCAGCTTTGGTTAATGGGAGAGCAGGCTCATCATCCTGTTTTCTCTGGGAGGCAGCAGAAGCCCCTTTATTTTCCCGGCGCACTCGCAAGGCAGTGGGCACAAAGCGAGTGATCTCTGCCTTGGGGTTAGTGATCTGCGGCTTGGCACTGATAGTGGCCGTAGCTTTCTTCTCAATGGTGGCCGCACTGGTGTCATCCGCCTTGGGGCGCTGAATCAAGCTGGGTGGGGCACTCAGTACTCCAGGATTTGGAATGGGAGCTGGTGGGAAGAGACCAGGTGGGGCAGGTCCTAATGGAGGCACCAGAGGTGGCCGTAACATACCTGGGCGAGGAGGAGGGATACctgtgagaagaagaaaaagcatgagCTGACTCCACACCTGGGAGTCTTAAAATCTTTGGTCAAAAAAGTGCAAAGGCTCAGAAAgccaagaaggaaaaacaaaacaaaaaaacacccgaCAAAATGCAGCAGCactggctttaaaaaataaaaatgtcttcaaCCCTGCACCAAACGCTGGGTTGAAAATGATGCTGCTCCTCACATTTTGAAAGCTACAGGAGCCTGTGTATTGCTCCCTTTCAAATTTTAAAGttataatctgaaaataaatgttcttgATGACCCATCCCATTGGAATTTCAGGGTCATCTGAAATGTCTGAccaggcagaaaaaataaatatccctaTCTCCAACTCATTAAGTGTAGCACTATTATAGCACCCAGGGGTTACACAGAAACAGTCCAGCAGAAGTTCAAATTCTGAAATTCCCTTTTTGAGGACAGAATTCTTGCTACCAAACTACGCGGGACAGTATGGAATTACTTCTTCTTATTACACAGAAAAAGACACAGCCCAATGTAGCCACACAGACAGGAACAACGGCAAACTGGTAACCACTTCTACTTCTGGCTTTGTCACCGCATCAAAAACTAGGAAACTAAAGCAGGGAGAGACTTGGTGCTGAAGCAAACAGAATACTTTACCTGGTGGGGCAGGTGGGGGCAGTCGAGGAGGAGGCCCACGTGGAGGAGGACCTGGGGGCAAACCTGGTGGCGGGCCTGGGGGAGGGCCAGGTGGTCGCCCAGGTGGAGGGCCCGGTGGTAGAAGTCGAGGTAAAGGCCCACGCAGTCCTGGTAAGCCAGGAGGCCTCAGGAAAGGAGGAGCTCCTGAAAGCACGCACACAAATGAAGAGAAATTTAGGTCATGgttaagaaaaccccaaactattCATCAACTAATATTAAAGATCCTCAACAGGCACTTGAAAGCTGTTCTAATGCTAGCCAGCTGCCAGGTTAAACTGACCTTCTAAAGGGCTCTTCCCCATGTAATGAAACAATAGCAGAGAACAACTACTGATCTGAGGTTGCTGGAATTCAAACAGCTAAAATTGAAAGAATTTTTCACTCTGGCATTTGATGGCCCTTCTGGCCTGGGAAGTAATAAGTAGTTTTGCTCTACTGAAAGTAACTCTTTTGAGGCAATGTAAAGTAAGAATTCAAGAGACAGATTTACacactttttttaatcacaaaaaagCTTGTTACTGTTGTCCAGTTCAGCTATATGGTAACCCCATTAACTTATAGAAAATAAGCTGCTGTCTTCCTCTAAATCAAAAACACCTCAAGTGTTTGCCCTCAAAAACCTCCACACACTATAAAAAAAGAGAGTCACTGATTGGCCCCATTGCTAGTAGTCTCCAGGCAGTCTAATATTGACATATATTCAAATTTAGTACTTATTTCATCTGAGGACAGTTTTCTTCCCTAACAAGGCTGAAATACATTCAGGTGGTAGAAGCCTTCACAACACAGCTtgttaaaaaataccaaaaaaaaaaaaaaaaaaccaacatcaaaGCCCATAACTAGGCCAGTGGCTCCCAAGCCTCTTTAGCATGTCTTGTTCAGCATAGGGTTTGAGGGCAAcaacacaagaaaggaaaaaaaaaaacaaccaacaacactGGAGAGGTACGTGGCACCAGGCCTTGGTCTTCTTACTCCAACActggctctgcagctgcctcaCAGTGTTACTGATAACAAATAAGCCAATGCCCATCAGGCCGACTACAGCTACAGGTGCCTGATGCATCACAAGCACAGTACAGCAACAACAGACTGACCAGAGAAGAGCTCACACAGGTCTCAGCAAGTACCACATCGGGCTCCTGTACCTCATCTGCAACACGTTCTGAAGCTTAAAAACTCCCAAACTGATACTCTGTCTGTAGTACTGAGAGCTTGCATCCTTCAAACCAGAGTAAGTCAAGTATTCACCTGGTGGAGGGCCAGGAGGAAGGCCAGTGGGTGGGCCTGGGGGCCTCagtggaggggctggaggtggtccTAGCGGAGGTGGCCCAGGCATAGGAGGTGCCTGTATCTGAGTTGGAGGAACAGGCTGTGGAGGCGGTTGCTGCTGTTGTGCCTGGGAGGTTGCAGTAGATGACCCACTCTCTGCAAGAGCATCCTCActgagttgctgctgctgctgctgttgttgttgtgaTGTCTCTTCAGATTCTgagtcctcttcctcctcctcctcttcttctgaaTATTCCTCCacttctctcccttcttctgGGATTTCCTGACCTGGAAATGGAGATATACTTATAAAATCAGTTCACAGGTAGTACCTTTGTGAATTATCAGAGAGCAGAGAACTTGAGCACacagaataaaatagaaagaagaaaaagaaagataaaccaaataaaaagaagaaaaagataaaccttacttaaaggaaagaaaaccaaccacatcTTATtgttaaacagaaaaagaaaaaaagaaaggaaaaaaaataataaaaaaatctctgttctAGATAGAGCTCTGCCACTAAGAGCAATGTGTTCTTGTGGGTGCTGAAACTTCTACTACCAACCCGAACTGCACCTATTTCAATCTACGGTTTATGGAGtttt contains these protein-coding regions:
- the WBP11 gene encoding WW domain-binding protein 11 isoform X2; this translates as MEMETQLDFDQSLSWNAQHVEVESIPLPDMPHAPSNILIQDIPLPGAQPPSILKKTSAYGPPVRSISVLPPPGLGVPRLPPGRKPPGPPPGPPPPQVLQMYGRKVGFTLEMAPRRREEEISYSSEAGQRGHDDDMSSTSEDEGYPEDMDQDKHDESSDDSDSDRSDADSEGEDFLHRDNDKEREGGEEKKSGHSVRFADMPGKSRKKKKNMKELTPLQAMMLRMAGQEIPEEGREVEEYSEEEEEEEEDSESEETSQQQQQQQQQLSEDALAESGSSTATSQAQQQQPPPQPVPPTQIQAPPMPGPPPLGPPPAPPLRPPGPPTGLPPGPPPGAPPFLRPPGLPGLRGPLPRLLPPGPPPGRPPGPPPGPPPGLPPGPPPRGPPPRLPPPAPPGIPPPRPGMLRPPLVPPLGPAPPGLFPPAPIPNPGVLSAPPSLIQRPKADDTSAATIEKKATATISAKPQITNPKAEITRFVPTALRVRRENKGASAASQRKQDDEPALPLTKAAPKAGSSAPISVQTKDDVYEAFMKEMEGLL